The following proteins are encoded in a genomic region of Takifugu rubripes chromosome 9, fTakRub1.2, whole genome shotgun sequence:
- the srpk2 gene encoding SRSF protein kinase 2 isoform X3, whose product MRACVNSLPTSWAIAAAASRRGGSMSSRKVMAIQAKKRRPKGKKNRAGQNRRPETQQKAPVSAPPPPPPPPPPPEPEGPPEPEEEILGSDDEEQEDPADYCKGGYHPVKIGDLFNGRYHVIRKLGWGHFSTVWLCWDIQVRNFVAMKVVKSAQHYTETALDEIKLLRCVRESDPGDPNKDMVVQLIDDFKISGVNGIHVCMVFEVLGHHLLKWIIKSNYQGLPLPCVKSIIRQVLQGLDYLHSKCKIIHTDIKPENILMCVDDAFVRRMAMEATEWQKAGAPPPSGSAVSTAPQLKPVSTTDVGKISKNKKKKLKKKQKRQAELLERRMLEIEALEREAEKREERAKEEGEKEDNDTDPSSVAVPPSPQQLGPSMAPGESDEDDDDEEDGEDDEEEGGELERPVRLTNHTCAASPEEEGQTPNIICNDPNEEGEEDELEEEEEEEEEEEEPTPTNEKETPIPPTTREDNGEPTQEEAEDEDVAEEDEGDEGEGLNGADEENQEEKDKVEEEEKEAEEDKEAEQGETETEEPKSKAEEAEKETKQPEEDEEEEEEDDYDDDEEDEEDEDTTADLLTDTNFSPIKSHNNKSNSAKTNGHVLLGSEGPKQNQITPPPPSPTSEPLHCPLVESELSYTDRENSISSGYEMYNGELPEPGLTNGSSDRHQVTMPFFPDLPLDPEPENPVSVTGIADLGAGPSPNSPSADRSRTVSSSSTGDTPKVRARAADLLINPLDPRNAESIRVKIADLGNACWVHKHFTEDIQTRQYRSIEVLIGAGYSTPADIWSTACMAFELATGDYLFEPHSGEDYSRDEDHIAHIIELLGCIPRHFALSGKYSREFFNRRDHIALIMELLGKVPRKVVAAGKYSREFFSKKGELRHITKLKPWSLFDVLVEKYGWSHEDAGHFTHFLLPMLEMVPEKRATASECLNHPWINS is encoded by the exons GCCTGAGACCCAGCAGAAAGCCCCAGTGAGCGCAcctccccccccaccgccccctccgcctccccccGAGCCGGAAGGGCCCCCGGAGCCGGAGGAGGAGATCCTGGGCTCCGACGATGAGGAGCAAGAGGACCCAGCAGACTACTGCAAAG GAGGATACCATCCAGTGAAGATCGGGGATTTGTTCAACGGGAGATACCATGTGATCAGGAAATTGGGGTGGGGCCACTTCTCCACCGTATGGCTATGCTGGGACATACA AGTGAGAAACTTTGTGGCGATGAAAGTGGTGAAGAGCGCCCAACATTACACAGAGACGGCCCTGGATGAGATCAAACTGCTGCGATGT GTGAGGGAGAGCGACCCCGGTGACCCTAACAAGGACATGGTCGTTCAGCTGATAGATGACTTCAAGATCTCTGGAGTCAATGGCATAC ATGTCTGTATGGTGTTTGAGGTGCTGGGTCATCACCTGCTAAAGTGGATTATTAAATCCAATTACCAAGGACTGCCACTGCCATGTGTCAAAAGCATTATCAGACAG GTCCTGCAGGGTCTGGACTACCTCCACAGCAAATGTAAAATCATCCACACCGACATCAAGCCAGAGAACATCCTGATGTGCGTGGACGACGCCTTCGTGAGACGTATGGCCATGGAAGCCACCGAATGGCAGAAAGCTGGCGCTCCTCCTCCGTCTGGATCGGCAG TTAGCACAGCCCCCCAGCTCAAACCGGTGAGTACGACAGAT GTGGGAAAGATATccaagaacaagaagaagaagctgaagaagaaacagaagcgTCAGGCCGAGCTGCTGGAGAGACGGATGCTGGAAATTGAAGCTctggagagagaagcagagaagcGAGAGGAAAGAgccaaagaggagggagagaaggaggacaaCGACACAGACCCGTCTTCAGTGGCGGTGCCGCCCTCGCCGCAGCAGCTGGGCCCCAGCATGGCTCCGGGAGAGAGCGACGAGGACGACGATGAcgaggaagatggagaagatgacgaagaggagggaggagaactAGAGAGGCCCGTCAGATTGACCAATCACACCT GTGCAGCatctccagaggaggaggggcagacACCCAACATCATCTGCAATGACCCCaatgaggagggagaggaagatgagttggaagaagaggaggaggaagaagaagaagaggaggagccaacGCCTACAAACGAAAAAGAGACCCCCATTCCCCCCACCACaagggaagataatggagagccaacccaggaggaggcagaggatgaAGACGTggcagaggaagatgagggagatGAGGGAGAGGGATTAAACGGGGCTGATGAGGAGAATCAGGAAGAGAAGGACAaggtagaggaggaagagaaggaggcggaggaggataAAGAGGCTGAACAAGGGGAGACTGAGACAGAGGAGCCAAAGAGCAAagcagaggaggcagaaaaggaaacaaagcagccagaggaagatgaggaagaggaggaggaggatgactatgatgatgatgaagaagatgaggaggatgaggacacGACTGCAGACCTCCTCACTGACACCAACTTCTCCCCCATCAAATCCCACAACAATAAGAGCAATTCGGCCAAAACCAATGGACATGTTTTGTTGGGGTCTGAAGGACCGAAACAAAACCAGATAacgcctcctccaccttcacccacctctGAGCCTCtccactgccccctggtggagtcTGAGCTCAGCTACACCGACAGGGAGAACTCTATCAGCTCCGGATACGAGATGTACAACGGCGAGCTGCCTGAACCTGGACTTACCAACGGCTCCAGTGACCGCCACCAGGTCACCATGCCATTTTTTCCCGACTTGCCCCTGGATCCTGAGCCAGAAAACCCTGTTTCTGTTACTGGGATAGCAGACTTGGGAGCTGGACCGTCGCCCAACAGCCCCTCTGCTGACCGCAGTCGCACGGTTTCATCCTCGAGTACCGGAGACACACCCAAAG TTCGGGCCAGAGCAGCAGATCTCCTCATCAATCCGCTGGACCCTCGAAACGCAGAATCTATTCGAGTCAAAATCGCCGATCTCGGAAACGCCTGCTGGGTg CACAAGCACTTTACAGAAGACATCCAGACCAGGCAGTACCGCTCCATTGAAGTCCTGATCGGGGCTGGTTACAGCACCCCTGCAGACATCTGGAGTACCGCCTGCATG GCTTTCGAGCTAGCTACTGGAGATTACTTGTTTGAACCCCACTCTGGGGAGGACTACTCCCGCGATGAGG ACCATATAGCCCACATCATAGAGCTGCTGGGCTGTATTCCGAGGCACTTTGCCCTCTCTGGAAAATATTCCCGGGAGTTCTTCAACAGAAGAG ACCACATCGCTCTGATCATGGAGCTCCTTGGGAAGGTACCACGCAAAGTTGTCGCTGCTGGGAAGTACAGCCGAGAGTTTTTCTCCAAGAAAG GCGAGTTACGGCACATCACCAAGCTCAAGCCCTGGTCCCTGTTTGACGTGTTGGTGGAGAAGTACGGCTGGTCACACGAAGACGCCGGCCACTTCACCCACTTCCTCCTGCCCATGTTGGAGATGGTGCCTGAGAAGAGGGCCACGGCCAGTGAATGCCTCAATCACCCCTGGATCAACTCGTAG
- the srpk2 gene encoding SRSF protein kinase 2 isoform X1, with translation MRACVNSLPTSWAIAAAASRRGGSMSSRKVMAIQAKKRRPKGKKNRAGQNRRPETQQKAPVSAPPPPPPPPPPPEPEGPPEPEEEILGSDDEEQEDPADYCKGGYHPVKIGDLFNGRYHVIRKLGWGHFSTVWLCWDIQVRNFVAMKVVKSAQHYTETALDEIKLLRCVRESDPGDPNKDMVVQLIDDFKISGVNGIHVCMVFEVLGHHLLKWIIKSNYQGLPLPCVKSIIRQVLQGLDYLHSKCKIIHTDIKPENILMCVDDAFVRRMAMEATEWQKAGAPPPSGSAVSTAPQLKPVSTTDVGKISKNKKKKLKKKQKRQAELLERRMLEIEALEREAEKREERAKEEGEKEDNDTDPSSVAVPPSPQQLGPSMAPGESDEDDDDEEDGEDDEEEGGELERPVRLTNHTCAASPEEEGQTPNIICNDPNEEGEEDELEEEEEEEEEEEEPTPTNEKETPIPPTTREDNGEPTQEEAEDEDVAEEDEGDEGEGLNGADEENQEEKDKVEEEEKEAEEDKEAEQGETETEEPKSKAEEAEKETKQPEEDEEEEEEDDYDDDEEDEEDEDTTADLLTDTNFSPIKSHNNKSNSAKTNGHVLLGSEGPKQNQITPPPPSPTSEPLHCPLVESELSYTDRENSISSGYEMYNGELPEPGLTNGSSDRHQVTMPFFPDLPLDPEPENPVSVTGIADLGAGPSPNSPSADRSRTVSSSSTGDTPKGKEVRARAADLLINPLDPRNAESIRVKIADLGNACWVHKHFTEDIQTRQYRSIEVLIGAGYSTPADIWSTACMAFELATGDYLFEPHSGEDYSRDEDHIAHIIELLGCIPRHFALSGKYSREFFNRRDHIALIMELLGKVPRKVVAAGKYSREFFSKKGELRHITKLKPWSLFDVLVEKYGWSHEDAGHFTHFLLPMLEMVPEKRATASECLNHPWINS, from the exons GCCTGAGACCCAGCAGAAAGCCCCAGTGAGCGCAcctccccccccaccgccccctccgcctccccccGAGCCGGAAGGGCCCCCGGAGCCGGAGGAGGAGATCCTGGGCTCCGACGATGAGGAGCAAGAGGACCCAGCAGACTACTGCAAAG GAGGATACCATCCAGTGAAGATCGGGGATTTGTTCAACGGGAGATACCATGTGATCAGGAAATTGGGGTGGGGCCACTTCTCCACCGTATGGCTATGCTGGGACATACA AGTGAGAAACTTTGTGGCGATGAAAGTGGTGAAGAGCGCCCAACATTACACAGAGACGGCCCTGGATGAGATCAAACTGCTGCGATGT GTGAGGGAGAGCGACCCCGGTGACCCTAACAAGGACATGGTCGTTCAGCTGATAGATGACTTCAAGATCTCTGGAGTCAATGGCATAC ATGTCTGTATGGTGTTTGAGGTGCTGGGTCATCACCTGCTAAAGTGGATTATTAAATCCAATTACCAAGGACTGCCACTGCCATGTGTCAAAAGCATTATCAGACAG GTCCTGCAGGGTCTGGACTACCTCCACAGCAAATGTAAAATCATCCACACCGACATCAAGCCAGAGAACATCCTGATGTGCGTGGACGACGCCTTCGTGAGACGTATGGCCATGGAAGCCACCGAATGGCAGAAAGCTGGCGCTCCTCCTCCGTCTGGATCGGCAG TTAGCACAGCCCCCCAGCTCAAACCGGTGAGTACGACAGAT GTGGGAAAGATATccaagaacaagaagaagaagctgaagaagaaacagaagcgTCAGGCCGAGCTGCTGGAGAGACGGATGCTGGAAATTGAAGCTctggagagagaagcagagaagcGAGAGGAAAGAgccaaagaggagggagagaaggaggacaaCGACACAGACCCGTCTTCAGTGGCGGTGCCGCCCTCGCCGCAGCAGCTGGGCCCCAGCATGGCTCCGGGAGAGAGCGACGAGGACGACGATGAcgaggaagatggagaagatgacgaagaggagggaggagaactAGAGAGGCCCGTCAGATTGACCAATCACACCT GTGCAGCatctccagaggaggaggggcagacACCCAACATCATCTGCAATGACCCCaatgaggagggagaggaagatgagttggaagaagaggaggaggaagaagaagaagaggaggagccaacGCCTACAAACGAAAAAGAGACCCCCATTCCCCCCACCACaagggaagataatggagagccaacccaggaggaggcagaggatgaAGACGTggcagaggaagatgagggagatGAGGGAGAGGGATTAAACGGGGCTGATGAGGAGAATCAGGAAGAGAAGGACAaggtagaggaggaagagaaggaggcggaggaggataAAGAGGCTGAACAAGGGGAGACTGAGACAGAGGAGCCAAAGAGCAAagcagaggaggcagaaaaggaaacaaagcagccagaggaagatgaggaagaggaggaggaggatgactatgatgatgatgaagaagatgaggaggatgaggacacGACTGCAGACCTCCTCACTGACACCAACTTCTCCCCCATCAAATCCCACAACAATAAGAGCAATTCGGCCAAAACCAATGGACATGTTTTGTTGGGGTCTGAAGGACCGAAACAAAACCAGATAacgcctcctccaccttcacccacctctGAGCCTCtccactgccccctggtggagtcTGAGCTCAGCTACACCGACAGGGAGAACTCTATCAGCTCCGGATACGAGATGTACAACGGCGAGCTGCCTGAACCTGGACTTACCAACGGCTCCAGTGACCGCCACCAGGTCACCATGCCATTTTTTCCCGACTTGCCCCTGGATCCTGAGCCAGAAAACCCTGTTTCTGTTACTGGGATAGCAGACTTGGGAGCTGGACCGTCGCCCAACAGCCCCTCTGCTGACCGCAGTCGCACGGTTTCATCCTCGAGTACCGGAGACACACCCAAAGGTAAAGAAG TTCGGGCCAGAGCAGCAGATCTCCTCATCAATCCGCTGGACCCTCGAAACGCAGAATCTATTCGAGTCAAAATCGCCGATCTCGGAAACGCCTGCTGGGTg CACAAGCACTTTACAGAAGACATCCAGACCAGGCAGTACCGCTCCATTGAAGTCCTGATCGGGGCTGGTTACAGCACCCCTGCAGACATCTGGAGTACCGCCTGCATG GCTTTCGAGCTAGCTACTGGAGATTACTTGTTTGAACCCCACTCTGGGGAGGACTACTCCCGCGATGAGG ACCATATAGCCCACATCATAGAGCTGCTGGGCTGTATTCCGAGGCACTTTGCCCTCTCTGGAAAATATTCCCGGGAGTTCTTCAACAGAAGAG ACCACATCGCTCTGATCATGGAGCTCCTTGGGAAGGTACCACGCAAAGTTGTCGCTGCTGGGAAGTACAGCCGAGAGTTTTTCTCCAAGAAAG GCGAGTTACGGCACATCACCAAGCTCAAGCCCTGGTCCCTGTTTGACGTGTTGGTGGAGAAGTACGGCTGGTCACACGAAGACGCCGGCCACTTCACCCACTTCCTCCTGCCCATGTTGGAGATGGTGCCTGAGAAGAGGGCCACGGCCAGTGAATGCCTCAATCACCCCTGGATCAACTCGTAG
- the srpk2 gene encoding SRSF protein kinase 2 isoform X4 codes for MRACVNSLPTSWAIAAAASRRGGSMSSRKVMAIQAKKRRPKGKKNRAGQNRRPETQQKAPVSAPPPPPPPPPPPEPEGPPEPEEEILGSDDEEQEDPADYCKGGYHPVKIGDLFNGRYHVIRKLGWGHFSTVWLCWDIQVRNFVAMKVVKSAQHYTETALDEIKLLRCVRESDPGDPNKDMVVQLIDDFKISGVNGIHVCMVFEVLGHHLLKWIIKSNYQGLPLPCVKSIIRQVLQGLDYLHSKCKIIHTDIKPENILMCVDDAFVRRMAMEATEWQKAGAPPPSGSAVSTAPQLKPVGKISKNKKKKLKKKQKRQAELLERRMLEIEALEREAEKREERAKEEGEKEDNDTDPSSVAVPPSPQQLGPSMAPGESDEDDDDEEDGEDDEEEGGELERPVRLTNHTCAASPEEEGQTPNIICNDPNEEGEEDELEEEEEEEEEEEEPTPTNEKETPIPPTTREDNGEPTQEEAEDEDVAEEDEGDEGEGLNGADEENQEEKDKVEEEEKEAEEDKEAEQGETETEEPKSKAEEAEKETKQPEEDEEEEEEDDYDDDEEDEEDEDTTADLLTDTNFSPIKSHNNKSNSAKTNGHVLLGSEGPKQNQITPPPPSPTSEPLHCPLVESELSYTDRENSISSGYEMYNGELPEPGLTNGSSDRHQVTMPFFPDLPLDPEPENPVSVTGIADLGAGPSPNSPSADRSRTVSSSSTGDTPKGKEVRARAADLLINPLDPRNAESIRVKIADLGNACWVHKHFTEDIQTRQYRSIEVLIGAGYSTPADIWSTACMAFELATGDYLFEPHSGEDYSRDEDHIAHIIELLGCIPRHFALSGKYSREFFNRRDHIALIMELLGKVPRKVVAAGKYSREFFSKKGELRHITKLKPWSLFDVLVEKYGWSHEDAGHFTHFLLPMLEMVPEKRATASECLNHPWINS; via the exons GCCTGAGACCCAGCAGAAAGCCCCAGTGAGCGCAcctccccccccaccgccccctccgcctccccccGAGCCGGAAGGGCCCCCGGAGCCGGAGGAGGAGATCCTGGGCTCCGACGATGAGGAGCAAGAGGACCCAGCAGACTACTGCAAAG GAGGATACCATCCAGTGAAGATCGGGGATTTGTTCAACGGGAGATACCATGTGATCAGGAAATTGGGGTGGGGCCACTTCTCCACCGTATGGCTATGCTGGGACATACA AGTGAGAAACTTTGTGGCGATGAAAGTGGTGAAGAGCGCCCAACATTACACAGAGACGGCCCTGGATGAGATCAAACTGCTGCGATGT GTGAGGGAGAGCGACCCCGGTGACCCTAACAAGGACATGGTCGTTCAGCTGATAGATGACTTCAAGATCTCTGGAGTCAATGGCATAC ATGTCTGTATGGTGTTTGAGGTGCTGGGTCATCACCTGCTAAAGTGGATTATTAAATCCAATTACCAAGGACTGCCACTGCCATGTGTCAAAAGCATTATCAGACAG GTCCTGCAGGGTCTGGACTACCTCCACAGCAAATGTAAAATCATCCACACCGACATCAAGCCAGAGAACATCCTGATGTGCGTGGACGACGCCTTCGTGAGACGTATGGCCATGGAAGCCACCGAATGGCAGAAAGCTGGCGCTCCTCCTCCGTCTGGATCGGCAG TTAGCACAGCCCCCCAGCTCAAACCG GTGGGAAAGATATccaagaacaagaagaagaagctgaagaagaaacagaagcgTCAGGCCGAGCTGCTGGAGAGACGGATGCTGGAAATTGAAGCTctggagagagaagcagagaagcGAGAGGAAAGAgccaaagaggagggagagaaggaggacaaCGACACAGACCCGTCTTCAGTGGCGGTGCCGCCCTCGCCGCAGCAGCTGGGCCCCAGCATGGCTCCGGGAGAGAGCGACGAGGACGACGATGAcgaggaagatggagaagatgacgaagaggagggaggagaactAGAGAGGCCCGTCAGATTGACCAATCACACCT GTGCAGCatctccagaggaggaggggcagacACCCAACATCATCTGCAATGACCCCaatgaggagggagaggaagatgagttggaagaagaggaggaggaagaagaagaagaggaggagccaacGCCTACAAACGAAAAAGAGACCCCCATTCCCCCCACCACaagggaagataatggagagccaacccaggaggaggcagaggatgaAGACGTggcagaggaagatgagggagatGAGGGAGAGGGATTAAACGGGGCTGATGAGGAGAATCAGGAAGAGAAGGACAaggtagaggaggaagagaaggaggcggaggaggataAAGAGGCTGAACAAGGGGAGACTGAGACAGAGGAGCCAAAGAGCAAagcagaggaggcagaaaaggaaacaaagcagccagaggaagatgaggaagaggaggaggaggatgactatgatgatgatgaagaagatgaggaggatgaggacacGACTGCAGACCTCCTCACTGACACCAACTTCTCCCCCATCAAATCCCACAACAATAAGAGCAATTCGGCCAAAACCAATGGACATGTTTTGTTGGGGTCTGAAGGACCGAAACAAAACCAGATAacgcctcctccaccttcacccacctctGAGCCTCtccactgccccctggtggagtcTGAGCTCAGCTACACCGACAGGGAGAACTCTATCAGCTCCGGATACGAGATGTACAACGGCGAGCTGCCTGAACCTGGACTTACCAACGGCTCCAGTGACCGCCACCAGGTCACCATGCCATTTTTTCCCGACTTGCCCCTGGATCCTGAGCCAGAAAACCCTGTTTCTGTTACTGGGATAGCAGACTTGGGAGCTGGACCGTCGCCCAACAGCCCCTCTGCTGACCGCAGTCGCACGGTTTCATCCTCGAGTACCGGAGACACACCCAAAGGTAAAGAAG TTCGGGCCAGAGCAGCAGATCTCCTCATCAATCCGCTGGACCCTCGAAACGCAGAATCTATTCGAGTCAAAATCGCCGATCTCGGAAACGCCTGCTGGGTg CACAAGCACTTTACAGAAGACATCCAGACCAGGCAGTACCGCTCCATTGAAGTCCTGATCGGGGCTGGTTACAGCACCCCTGCAGACATCTGGAGTACCGCCTGCATG GCTTTCGAGCTAGCTACTGGAGATTACTTGTTTGAACCCCACTCTGGGGAGGACTACTCCCGCGATGAGG ACCATATAGCCCACATCATAGAGCTGCTGGGCTGTATTCCGAGGCACTTTGCCCTCTCTGGAAAATATTCCCGGGAGTTCTTCAACAGAAGAG ACCACATCGCTCTGATCATGGAGCTCCTTGGGAAGGTACCACGCAAAGTTGTCGCTGCTGGGAAGTACAGCCGAGAGTTTTTCTCCAAGAAAG GCGAGTTACGGCACATCACCAAGCTCAAGCCCTGGTCCCTGTTTGACGTGTTGGTGGAGAAGTACGGCTGGTCACACGAAGACGCCGGCCACTTCACCCACTTCCTCCTGCCCATGTTGGAGATGGTGCCTGAGAAGAGGGCCACGGCCAGTGAATGCCTCAATCACCCCTGGATCAACTCGTAG
- the srpk2 gene encoding SRSF protein kinase 2 isoform X7 has translation MSVNSEKSSSPERPETQQKAPVSAPPPPPPPPPPPEPEGPPEPEEEILGSDDEEQEDPADYCKGGYHPVKIGDLFNGRYHVIRKLGWGHFSTVWLCWDIQVRNFVAMKVVKSAQHYTETALDEIKLLRCVRESDPGDPNKDMVVQLIDDFKISGVNGIHVCMVFEVLGHHLLKWIIKSNYQGLPLPCVKSIIRQVLQGLDYLHSKCKIIHTDIKPENILMCVDDAFVRRMAMEATEWQKAGAPPPSGSAVSTAPQLKPVSTTDVGKISKNKKKKLKKKQKRQAELLERRMLEIEALEREAEKREERAKEEGEKEDNDTDPSSVAVPPSPQQLGPSMAPGESDEDDDDEEDGEDDEEEGGELERPVRLTNHTCAASPEEEGQTPNIICNDPNEEGEEDELEEEEEEEEEEEEPTPTNEKETPIPPTTREDNGEPTQEEAEDEDVAEEDEGDEGEGLNGADEENQEEKDKVEEEEKEAEEDKEAEQGETETEEPKSKAEEAEKETKQPEEDEEEEEEDDYDDDEEDEEDEDTTADLLTDTNFSPIKSHNNKSNSAKTNGHVLLGSEGPKQNQITPPPPSPTSEPLHCPLVESELSYTDRENSISSGYEMYNGELPEPGLTNGSSDRHQVTMPFFPDLPLDPEPENPVSVTGIADLGAGPSPNSPSADRSRTVSSSSTGDTPKGKEVRARAADLLINPLDPRNAESIRVKIADLGNACWVHKHFTEDIQTRQYRSIEVLIGAGYSTPADIWSTACMAFELATGDYLFEPHSGEDYSRDEDHIAHIIELLGCIPRHFALSGKYSREFFNRRDHIALIMELLGKVPRKVVAAGKYSREFFSKKGELRHITKLKPWSLFDVLVEKYGWSHEDAGHFTHFLLPMLEMVPEKRATASECLNHPWINS, from the exons ATGTCCGTGAACTCGGAGAAATCCTCGTCCCCCGAAAG GCCTGAGACCCAGCAGAAAGCCCCAGTGAGCGCAcctccccccccaccgccccctccgcctccccccGAGCCGGAAGGGCCCCCGGAGCCGGAGGAGGAGATCCTGGGCTCCGACGATGAGGAGCAAGAGGACCCAGCAGACTACTGCAAAG GAGGATACCATCCAGTGAAGATCGGGGATTTGTTCAACGGGAGATACCATGTGATCAGGAAATTGGGGTGGGGCCACTTCTCCACCGTATGGCTATGCTGGGACATACA AGTGAGAAACTTTGTGGCGATGAAAGTGGTGAAGAGCGCCCAACATTACACAGAGACGGCCCTGGATGAGATCAAACTGCTGCGATGT GTGAGGGAGAGCGACCCCGGTGACCCTAACAAGGACATGGTCGTTCAGCTGATAGATGACTTCAAGATCTCTGGAGTCAATGGCATAC ATGTCTGTATGGTGTTTGAGGTGCTGGGTCATCACCTGCTAAAGTGGATTATTAAATCCAATTACCAAGGACTGCCACTGCCATGTGTCAAAAGCATTATCAGACAG GTCCTGCAGGGTCTGGACTACCTCCACAGCAAATGTAAAATCATCCACACCGACATCAAGCCAGAGAACATCCTGATGTGCGTGGACGACGCCTTCGTGAGACGTATGGCCATGGAAGCCACCGAATGGCAGAAAGCTGGCGCTCCTCCTCCGTCTGGATCGGCAG TTAGCACAGCCCCCCAGCTCAAACCGGTGAGTACGACAGAT GTGGGAAAGATATccaagaacaagaagaagaagctgaagaagaaacagaagcgTCAGGCCGAGCTGCTGGAGAGACGGATGCTGGAAATTGAAGCTctggagagagaagcagagaagcGAGAGGAAAGAgccaaagaggagggagagaaggaggacaaCGACACAGACCCGTCTTCAGTGGCGGTGCCGCCCTCGCCGCAGCAGCTGGGCCCCAGCATGGCTCCGGGAGAGAGCGACGAGGACGACGATGAcgaggaagatggagaagatgacgaagaggagggaggagaactAGAGAGGCCCGTCAGATTGACCAATCACACCT GTGCAGCatctccagaggaggaggggcagacACCCAACATCATCTGCAATGACCCCaatgaggagggagaggaagatgagttggaagaagaggaggaggaagaagaagaagaggaggagccaacGCCTACAAACGAAAAAGAGACCCCCATTCCCCCCACCACaagggaagataatggagagccaacccaggaggaggcagaggatgaAGACGTggcagaggaagatgagggagatGAGGGAGAGGGATTAAACGGGGCTGATGAGGAGAATCAGGAAGAGAAGGACAaggtagaggaggaagagaaggaggcggaggaggataAAGAGGCTGAACAAGGGGAGACTGAGACAGAGGAGCCAAAGAGCAAagcagaggaggcagaaaaggaaacaaagcagccagaggaagatgaggaagaggaggaggaggatgactatgatgatgatgaagaagatgaggaggatgaggacacGACTGCAGACCTCCTCACTGACACCAACTTCTCCCCCATCAAATCCCACAACAATAAGAGCAATTCGGCCAAAACCAATGGACATGTTTTGTTGGGGTCTGAAGGACCGAAACAAAACCAGATAacgcctcctccaccttcacccacctctGAGCCTCtccactgccccctggtggagtcTGAGCTCAGCTACACCGACAGGGAGAACTCTATCAGCTCCGGATACGAGATGTACAACGGCGAGCTGCCTGAACCTGGACTTACCAACGGCTCCAGTGACCGCCACCAGGTCACCATGCCATTTTTTCCCGACTTGCCCCTGGATCCTGAGCCAGAAAACCCTGTTTCTGTTACTGGGATAGCAGACTTGGGAGCTGGACCGTCGCCCAACAGCCCCTCTGCTGACCGCAGTCGCACGGTTTCATCCTCGAGTACCGGAGACACACCCAAAGGTAAAGAAG TTCGGGCCAGAGCAGCAGATCTCCTCATCAATCCGCTGGACCCTCGAAACGCAGAATCTATTCGAGTCAAAATCGCCGATCTCGGAAACGCCTGCTGGGTg CACAAGCACTTTACAGAAGACATCCAGACCAGGCAGTACCGCTCCATTGAAGTCCTGATCGGGGCTGGTTACAGCACCCCTGCAGACATCTGGAGTACCGCCTGCATG GCTTTCGAGCTAGCTACTGGAGATTACTTGTTTGAACCCCACTCTGGGGAGGACTACTCCCGCGATGAGG ACCATATAGCCCACATCATAGAGCTGCTGGGCTGTATTCCGAGGCACTTTGCCCTCTCTGGAAAATATTCCCGGGAGTTCTTCAACAGAAGAG ACCACATCGCTCTGATCATGGAGCTCCTTGGGAAGGTACCACGCAAAGTTGTCGCTGCTGGGAAGTACAGCCGAGAGTTTTTCTCCAAGAAAG GCGAGTTACGGCACATCACCAAGCTCAAGCCCTGGTCCCTGTTTGACGTGTTGGTGGAGAAGTACGGCTGGTCACACGAAGACGCCGGCCACTTCACCCACTTCCTCCTGCCCATGTTGGAGATGGTGCCTGAGAAGAGGGCCACGGCCAGTGAATGCCTCAATCACCCCTGGATCAACTCGTAG